In one Aeromicrobium wangtongii genomic region, the following are encoded:
- a CDS encoding circularly permuted type 2 ATP-grasp protein has translation MTALRDYSSAVTQPTLTGAPARHDEVVAPDGTLRPAWRLLAERAVQLTGPDLQRIGGDIERFLANDGVTYTPPEQEPGPWRLDAFPLVIEAAEWAPLEVGLAQRTELLNAILVDLYGPQRLLSSGVLPPAVVFSHRGFLRVAARASTRDRHPLLLAAADLGRNAAGDWQVLADRAQAPSGIGFAMENRRVISRVLPELYRQAGLHRMAPFFQALRATLIDSAPGHASNPRVVVLSPGTHSETAYDQAFIASSLGFPLVEGSDLVMRQGAVWMRVFDRLERVDVILRRVDADWSDALELRKGSQLGVSGLSEAVRRGTVRVVNGLGAGVLENPGMLPYMSAMCELLLDEPLRLPSVQTYWTGDPRSMAYVLDHLDGLMIRSIDGSVDVDDLPSARRAELIRAEPHRFVGQELLPLSQSPTLGDRGLQPSALTLRTFTLRYGSTYRPLVGGLATVQDGSPRPSSKDVWVLKDRPDDPDQGLVDVLPLTNVRAPAAMVPRVLEDMFWFGRYAERAEDMLRLVLTAHASAEDFRSRPHSAGGASLAVLMSTIDRLSPSRHGADELDENFRSLLLDVHRPGSVAQSISALRDAAQSVRDQLSPDAWQAFSWTERASATLSAYRYSHQVSESAGQMLTGILSLQGVTANMMRDPAWRMICTGRAVERGLQLCHLLGATTTVRRGIDVDRDVNNAVLVAAESAVTHRRRYRGYVRVSGVLDLLLADVDNPRSLAAGIAELRQHLSAMPGSTGSTRPERLLDDLAEELDRADLALLTAVEGERRPHLDRFLTGYLGQLTRFADAVGALHFAPGPVPRSFGFATVSE, from the coding sequence ATGACCGCGCTGCGCGACTACTCCTCGGCCGTGACCCAGCCGACGCTGACCGGCGCGCCGGCGCGCCACGACGAGGTCGTCGCCCCCGACGGGACCCTGCGCCCGGCCTGGCGGCTGCTGGCCGAGCGGGCCGTGCAGCTGACCGGGCCGGACCTGCAGCGCATCGGCGGAGACATCGAGCGCTTCCTGGCCAATGACGGGGTCACCTACACGCCCCCGGAGCAGGAGCCCGGACCGTGGCGGCTCGACGCCTTCCCGCTCGTGATCGAGGCCGCCGAGTGGGCGCCCCTCGAGGTCGGCCTGGCGCAGCGCACGGAGCTGCTCAACGCGATCCTGGTCGATCTGTACGGGCCGCAGCGCCTGCTGTCGTCCGGGGTGCTGCCGCCGGCGGTGGTGTTCTCCCACCGCGGCTTCCTGCGGGTCGCGGCGCGGGCGTCCACCCGCGACCGGCACCCGCTGCTGCTGGCCGCGGCCGATCTGGGGCGCAATGCTGCCGGCGACTGGCAGGTGCTGGCCGATCGCGCCCAGGCCCCGTCCGGCATCGGCTTCGCGATGGAGAACCGGCGGGTCATCTCGCGCGTCCTGCCTGAGCTGTACCGGCAGGCCGGTCTGCACCGGATGGCGCCGTTCTTCCAGGCGCTGCGTGCCACGCTGATCGACTCGGCACCCGGCCACGCCAGCAATCCCCGGGTCGTCGTGCTGTCGCCGGGCACGCACTCCGAGACCGCGTACGACCAGGCGTTCATCGCCTCGAGCCTCGGCTTCCCCCTGGTCGAGGGCAGCGACCTGGTGATGCGCCAGGGCGCCGTGTGGATGCGGGTGTTCGACCGGCTCGAGCGCGTCGACGTCATCCTGCGCCGGGTCGACGCCGACTGGAGCGATGCGCTGGAGCTCCGCAAGGGCTCCCAGCTGGGGGTGTCAGGGCTGTCGGAGGCGGTGCGGCGGGGCACGGTGCGGGTCGTCAACGGCCTGGGCGCCGGGGTCCTCGAGAACCCCGGGATGCTCCCGTACATGTCGGCGATGTGCGAGCTGCTGCTCGACGAGCCGTTGCGCCTGCCCTCGGTCCAGACCTACTGGACCGGCGACCCCCGCTCGATGGCCTACGTGCTGGACCACCTCGACGGACTGATGATCCGCTCGATCGACGGATCGGTGGACGTCGACGACCTCCCGTCCGCCCGGCGGGCCGAGCTGATCCGCGCCGAGCCGCACCGGTTCGTCGGCCAGGAGCTGCTGCCGTTGTCGCAGTCGCCGACGCTGGGTGACCGCGGCCTGCAGCCGAGTGCGCTCACCCTGAGGACGTTCACCCTGCGCTACGGCTCGACGTACCGGCCGCTCGTCGGGGGACTGGCCACGGTGCAGGACGGCAGCCCTCGGCCGTCCAGCAAGGACGTCTGGGTGCTCAAGGACCGGCCCGACGACCCCGACCAAGGGCTCGTCGACGTCCTGCCGCTGACCAACGTCCGGGCGCCCGCCGCGATGGTGCCGCGCGTCCTGGAGGACATGTTCTGGTTCGGCCGCTATGCCGAGCGCGCCGAGGACATGCTGCGCCTGGTGCTGACCGCCCACGCCAGCGCGGAGGACTTCCGGTCCCGCCCGCACAGCGCCGGCGGGGCGTCCCTGGCCGTCCTGATGTCGACCATCGACCGGCTGAGCCCTTCGCGGCACGGCGCCGACGAGCTCGACGAGAACTTCCGGTCGCTGCTGCTGGACGTCCACCGGCCCGGATCGGTGGCGCAGTCGATCAGCGCCCTGCGCGATGCGGCCCAGAGCGTGCGCGACCAGCTCTCCCCGGACGCCTGGCAGGCGTTCAGCTGGACCGAGCGCGCCTCGGCGACGTTGTCGGCGTACCGCTACAGCCACCAGGTCTCCGAGAGCGCCGGGCAGATGCTGACCGGCATCCTGTCCCTGCAGGGTGTCACGGCGAACATGATGCGCGATCCCGCCTGGCGGATGATCTGCACGGGCCGTGCCGTCGAGCGCGGGCTGCAGCTGTGCCACCTGCTCGGGGCGACCACGACGGTGCGGCGCGGCATCGACGTCGACCGGGACGTCAACAATGCGGTGCTCGTGGCCGCCGAGAGCGCCGTGACGCACCGGCGCCGCTACCGCGGCTACGTGCGGGTCAGCGGTGTGCTCGACCTGCTGCTGGCCGATGTCGACAACCCACGCTCGCTGGCAGCCGGGATCGCCGAGCTGCGCCAGCACCTGTCGGCCATGCCCGGGTCCACCGGGTCGACCCGCCCCGAGCGGCTCCTGGACGACCTGGCCGAGGAGCTGGACCGCGCCGACCTCGCGCTGCTGACGGCCGTCGAGGGGGAGCGGCGTCCCCACCTGGACCGCTTCCTGACCGGGTACCTGGGCCAGCTGACCCGCTTCGCCGACGCCGTCGGCGCGCTGCACTTCGCTCCCGGCCCGGTGCCCCGCTCGTTCGGCTTCGCGACGGTGAGCGAATGA
- a CDS encoding transglutaminase family protein gives MTTRRYRVSHRTTYSYDEDVTDSLGIAYLVPRELPWQRIVSRELDITPAPIDRSDDLDFYGNTATYFQVTQPHRALDILATSEVEVGPQEHSTEALAMPWESARPAQRPDVADAWRAQDLALASALADQTPEAHAYAAQSLTPGRPVGEAVVEVMRRIHADFTYDKTATTVSTTVDDIFAQRAGVCQDFAHLTLACLRSHGLAVQYVSGYLATTPPPGKERIVGADATHAWAAVWIPGDGWLAIDPTNDQLVNDRYVTVAWGRDYSDVPPVKGVIFTEAKTSTLRVEVDVAPL, from the coding sequence ATGACCACGCGCCGCTACCGGGTGTCGCACCGCACGACGTACTCCTACGACGAGGACGTCACCGACAGCCTGGGCATCGCCTATCTCGTGCCGCGTGAGCTGCCGTGGCAGCGGATCGTGAGCCGAGAGCTGGACATCACGCCGGCGCCGATCGACCGGTCCGACGACCTGGACTTCTACGGGAACACCGCGACCTACTTCCAGGTCACCCAGCCGCACCGGGCACTGGACATCCTGGCCACCAGCGAGGTGGAGGTGGGCCCGCAGGAGCACTCCACCGAGGCGCTCGCGATGCCCTGGGAGTCCGCCCGGCCCGCGCAGCGCCCGGACGTCGCCGATGCGTGGCGCGCCCAGGATCTCGCGCTCGCCTCGGCGTTGGCCGACCAGACGCCCGAGGCGCACGCCTACGCGGCGCAGTCGCTGACCCCGGGACGCCCGGTGGGGGAGGCGGTCGTGGAGGTCATGCGGCGCATCCACGCCGACTTCACCTACGACAAGACCGCCACGACCGTCAGCACGACGGTCGACGACATCTTCGCCCAGCGGGCCGGGGTCTGCCAGGACTTCGCCCACCTGACCCTGGCCTGCCTGCGCTCGCACGGTCTGGCCGTGCAGTACGTCAGCGGCTACCTCGCCACGACACCGCCGCCGGGCAAGGAACGCATCGTGGGGGCCGATGCGACGCACGCCTGGGCCGCGGTGTGGATTCCCGGCGACGGCTGGCTCGCGATCGACCCGACCAACGACCAGCTGGTCAACGACCGCTACGTCACGGTCGCCTGGGGACGGGACTACTCCGACGTCCCGCCGGTCAAGGGCGTGATCTTCACCGAGGCGAAGACCTCGACGCTGCGGGTCGAGGTCGACGTCGCACCGTTGTGA
- a CDS encoding zinc-binding metallopeptidase family protein has product MKAFSCRVCGNSLYFENSICITCHTRLGFSRAEHAIVPVDDQGQYADADGRTWYVCRNLKLSGCTWLTERPGDSCFACGLTRTRPNDEDVEALKEYKVAEGAKRRLVVELDTLGFPIVPRTEDPVNGLAFDLLSSAKQKVTIGHASGIITLDLAESDDAHREKVRVQLDEPYRTMLGHFRHEIGHYIEWQHVRGDLIEQARELFGNEEESYADAIERHYSEGPPAGWEGHYISMYATMHPFEDFAETFAHYMHICDTIETASAHGLTTVASPQSFTSFRDLVVGVWIPLSVALNQINRSMGKGPLYPFVIPAPVLDKLQFVADLPRR; this is encoded by the coding sequence GTGAAGGCCTTCTCCTGCCGTGTGTGCGGCAACTCCCTGTACTTCGAGAACTCGATCTGCATCACCTGCCACACCAGGCTGGGCTTCTCCCGCGCCGAGCACGCGATCGTCCCGGTCGACGACCAGGGACAGTACGCCGACGCCGACGGCCGCACCTGGTACGTCTGCCGCAACCTGAAGCTCTCGGGCTGCACCTGGCTCACCGAGCGGCCGGGCGACTCCTGCTTCGCGTGCGGCCTGACGCGGACCAGGCCCAATGACGAGGACGTCGAGGCGCTCAAGGAGTACAAGGTCGCCGAGGGTGCCAAGCGCCGCCTCGTGGTCGAGCTGGACACGCTGGGGTTCCCGATCGTGCCGCGCACCGAGGACCCGGTGAACGGGCTGGCCTTCGACCTGCTCTCCAGTGCGAAGCAGAAGGTCACGATCGGTCACGCCAGCGGCATCATCACGCTGGACCTCGCCGAGAGCGATGACGCGCACCGCGAGAAGGTGCGCGTCCAGCTCGACGAGCCCTACCGGACCATGCTGGGGCACTTCCGCCACGAGATCGGGCACTACATCGAGTGGCAGCACGTGCGGGGCGACCTGATCGAGCAGGCGCGTGAGCTGTTCGGCAACGAGGAGGAGAGCTATGCCGATGCGATCGAGCGGCACTACTCCGAGGGGCCTCCCGCGGGATGGGAGGGCCACTACATCAGCATGTACGCCACGATGCACCCGTTCGAGGACTTCGCGGAGACCTTCGCCCACTACATGCACATCTGCGACACGATCGAGACGGCGTCGGCGCACGGCCTGACCACGGTCGCGTCGCCGCAGAGCTTCACCTCGTTCCGCGACCTGGTCGTCGGCGTGTGGATCCCGCTCAGCGTCGCGCTGAACCAGATCAACCGCAGCATGGGCAAGGGACCGCTGTACCCGTTCGTGATCCCTGCGCCGGTGCTCGACAAGCTGCAGTTCGTCGCCGATCTGCCGCGCCGCTGA